A genomic window from Salvia miltiorrhiza cultivar Shanhuang (shh) chromosome 5, IMPLAD_Smil_shh, whole genome shotgun sequence includes:
- the LOC131024253 gene encoding calcium-binding protein CP1, with protein sequence MCPTGSELSRTVEKSNLRSAFDVLDADGDGRISHADLRTFYGGISGSDEDVIGSMISAADLNRNGFVEYEEFERVLGGGEGRKRREKNGRMEGAMEEAFRVMDKDGDGKVGIEDLRLYLEWAGLEARDEDVRAMICLGGGDESAGVTFEGLLKILSV encoded by the coding sequence ATGTGCCCAACGGGAAGCGAACTTTCGAGAACCGTGGAGAAATCGAATCTGCGGTCGGCGTTCGACGTCCTCGACGCCGACGGCGACGGCCGGATCAGCCACGCCGATCTCCGCACCTTCTACGGCGGGATCTCGGGCTCCGACGAAGACGTGATCGGCTCGATGATCTCCGCGGCGGATTTGAACCGGAACGGCTTCGTGGAGTACGAGGAATTCGAGAGGGTTTTGGGCGGCGGCGAGGGGcggaagaggagagagaagaatgGGAGGATGGAGGGCGCGATGGAAGAGGCGTTTCGGGTGATGGACAAGGATGGGGATGGGAAGGTCGGGATCGAGGATTTGAGGCTCTACCTGGAATGGGCCGGGCTGGAGGCCCGCGACGAGGATGTGCGGGCCATGATTTGCTTGGGCGGCGGTGATGAAAGCGCAGGCGTTACATTTGAGGGTTTGCTCAAAATTCTCTCGGTTTGA
- the LOC131024254 gene encoding DNA replication complex GINS protein SLD5-like gives MDSGAGESSAADDYESLMSTTDAELLKSAWRNEKAAPEILTYAADLVQRSRQQIQLMEEMVDEFNKNGVDPLTVSLYQMDLDRTMFLLRSYLRTRLQKIEKYVFQIQKTAEQWNRLSKQEQKFASRFAGDIKHHLEQSVLSRLPDQYQSHLRQSAASEDDDMVPEPQLDAYVVCRSKKYLGAFQLDDGGEEPIDIEADDLYALPYKSIKPLIESGQIDLV, from the exons ATGGATTCGGGTGCAGGAGAAAGCTCTGCTGCCGATGACTACGAGTCGCTGATGTCGACGACCGACGCCGAGCTGCTGAAGAGTGCGTGGAGGAACGAGAAGGCGGCGCCTGAGATTCTCACATACGCCGCCGATTTGGTGCAGAGGTCGCGCCAACAGATCCAATTAATG GAAGAAATGGTGGATGAGTTCAACAAGAATGGTGTCGATCCACTGACAGTATCTCTTTACCAGATGGACTTGGACAGGACCATGTTCTTGTTGAGATCATATCTTCGCACTCGTCTTCAAAAG ATTGAAAAATACGTCTTTCAAATACAGAAAACTGCTGAACAGTGGAATAGGCTTTCTAAGCAGGAACAGAAGTTTGCTTCAAG GTTTGCTGGAGATATAAAGCATCATCTGGAGCAGTCTGTACTCTCTAGATTGCCGGATCAATACCAGTCCCATTTGAGGCAATCTGCAGCAAGTGAAGACGACGACATGG TTCCAGAGCCGCAGCTGGATGCCTATGTTGTCTGCAGAAGCAAGAAATATTTAGGAGCCTTTCAGCTCGACGACGG TGGAGAAGAGCCTATTGACATTGAAGCAGACGATTTGTATGCTTTGCCATACAAGTCTATAAAACCACTCATTGAGAGTGGCCAAATCGATCTCGTTTGA